In Onychostoma macrolepis isolate SWU-2019 chromosome 04, ASM1243209v1, whole genome shotgun sequence, one DNA window encodes the following:
- the lyrm5a gene encoding LYR motif-containing protein 5A isoform X1, with protein MSVESHNETFILKNAKTQPGFYFGKHPYHGIASARPGKHLCYDLVYCLPQDKKRDIKMSNPLRGEVIRLYKNLLYLGREYPKGTTYFRERLKAAFMKNKDVTEPEKIQKLIDRGEFVIKELEALYFLRKYRAMKKRYYEPEH; from the exons ATGTCTGTGGAAAGCCACAACGAGACTTTTATTCTGAAAAATGCAAAGACGCAACCtggcttttattttggaaagcATCCATACCATGGCATTGCCTCCGCACGTCCTGGTAAACACCTCTGTTATGATCTT GTTTATTGTCTGCCTCAGGATAAAAAGAGAGACATTAAAATGAGTAATCCACTTAGAGGTGAAGTTAtaaggttgtacaaaaat CTTCTGTATCTTGGACGGGAATATCCAAAAGGCACTACATACTTCAGGGAGCGTCTGAAAGCAGCTTTCATGAAGAACAAAGATGTCACCGAGCCTGAGAAAATCCAAAAGCTGATTGACCGTGGAGAGTTTGTGATCAAAGAACTCGAGGCACTTTACTTCCTCAGGAAATACAGAGCAATGAAGAAACGCTACTATGAACCAGAGCATTAA
- the lyrm5a gene encoding LYR motif-containing protein 5A isoform X2 has protein sequence MSNPLRGEVIRLYKNLLYLGREYPKGTTYFRERLKAAFMKNKDVTEPEKIQKLIDRGEFVIKELEALYFLRKYRAMKKRYYEPEH, from the exons ATGAGTAATCCACTTAGAGGTGAAGTTAtaaggttgtacaaaaat CTTCTGTATCTTGGACGGGAATATCCAAAAGGCACTACATACTTCAGGGAGCGTCTGAAAGCAGCTTTCATGAAGAACAAAGATGTCACCGAGCCTGAGAAAATCCAAAAGCTGATTGACCGTGGAGAGTTTGTGATCAAAGAACTCGAGGCACTTTACTTCCTCAGGAAATACAGAGCAATGAAGAAACGCTACTATGAACCAGAGCATTAA